A stretch of the Massilia varians genome encodes the following:
- a CDS encoding ABC transporter permease, giving the protein MSRLAAACQAWRLTWRAILGDKAALLLFFISGIVYSFFYPLPYSGETVRRVPVAVVDQDGSALSRQLIRWAGAHPGLSVAGVTTRPEQAQEWIWRGEAAGVMVIPADFSGKLLAGRQPEVEVGGIGAYPLLNKVALNGLAEVVGTLSAGIELKRLGAATPSAQQAAAQRQPLSVEALPMFNVSEGYASYIVPGVVVLLMQQTFLLGIGLLFGSWASTGTFPYAAGTAAYAGALGAFASVVLLNAAYYFGFVLWWQDYPRGGNPAATLVLSLLYSVCVAALGIVMGLFFRTRERSVQLLVASSMPVLFLAGLVWPASALPWPLQALRWLLPSTAAIQGFVAANQMGASLAELRREVLVLAGLALVFIGLGLRGWRRRGHAAV; this is encoded by the coding sequence ATGAGCCGCCTGGCGGCCGCGTGCCAGGCCTGGCGCCTCACCTGGCGCGCGATCCTGGGCGACAAGGCGGCGCTGCTGCTGTTCTTCATCTCCGGCATCGTGTATTCCTTCTTCTATCCCTTGCCCTACAGCGGCGAAACGGTGCGCCGGGTGCCGGTGGCGGTGGTGGACCAGGATGGCTCGGCCCTGTCGCGCCAGCTGATCCGCTGGGCCGGCGCCCATCCGGGCCTGAGCGTGGCCGGCGTCACCACCCGCCCCGAGCAGGCCCAGGAATGGATCTGGCGCGGCGAGGCCGCTGGCGTGATGGTCATTCCCGCCGATTTCAGCGGCAAGCTGCTGGCCGGCAGGCAGCCGGAGGTCGAGGTAGGCGGCATCGGCGCCTATCCACTGCTGAACAAGGTGGCGCTCAACGGCCTCGCTGAAGTGGTGGGCACGCTGTCGGCCGGCATCGAACTCAAGCGCCTGGGCGCCGCCACGCCGTCGGCGCAGCAGGCCGCCGCGCAGCGCCAGCCCTTGTCGGTCGAGGCGCTGCCGATGTTCAATGTCAGCGAAGGCTATGCCTCGTACATCGTCCCGGGCGTGGTGGTTTTGCTGATGCAGCAGACCTTCCTGCTCGGGATCGGCCTGTTGTTCGGCAGCTGGGCCAGCACCGGGACCTTCCCCTATGCGGCCGGGACTGCCGCCTATGCCGGCGCGCTGGGCGCATTTGCCAGCGTGGTGCTGCTCAATGCCGCGTACTACTTCGGCTTCGTGCTCTGGTGGCAGGACTATCCGCGCGGCGGCAACCCGGCGGCCACCCTGGTGTTGAGCCTGCTGTACAGCGTCTGCGTGGCGGCGCTCGGGATCGTCATGGGCCTGTTCTTCCGCACCCGCGAGCGCAGCGTGCAGTTGCTGGTGGCCAGTTCGATGCCGGTGCTGTTCCTGGCGGGCCTGGTCTGGCCGGCCAGCGCCTTGCCGTGGCCGCTGCAAGCGCTGCGCTGGCTGCTGCCCTCGACCGCCGCGATCCAGGGTTTCGTCGCGGCCAACCAGATGGGTGCTTCACTGGCCGAACTGCGCCGTGAAGTGCTGGTCCTGGCGGGCCTGGCGCTGGTGTTCATCGGATTGGGCCTGCGCGGCTGGCGCCGGCGCGGGCATGCTGCTGTTTAG
- a CDS encoding SDR family NAD(P)-dependent oxidoreductase, giving the protein MNSLPDGFHALVVGASGSIGAAFVDLLGEAPRCASVRALHRHSTPPLDFADEDSIAQAAHVLADGPRYHLIVNAAGLLHGADFMPEKRLADLHYPQLLATFQANAFGPALLMRHFVPLLASERAIMAMLSAKVGSIGDNRLGGWYSYRASKAALNMLVNTAAIEVARSHKNAVLVALHPGTVASNLSRPFRGDSIGRPARDAAADMLRVLDALTPADSGSFRSWDGSVLPW; this is encoded by the coding sequence ATGAACAGCCTTCCCGACGGCTTCCACGCCCTGGTGGTGGGCGCTTCCGGGTCGATCGGGGCCGCCTTCGTCGACTTGCTTGGCGAGGCGCCGCGCTGCGCCTCGGTGCGCGCCCTGCACCGCCATTCCACGCCGCCCCTCGATTTCGCCGACGAAGACAGCATCGCGCAAGCGGCGCACGTGCTGGCGGACGGGCCGCGCTACCACCTGATCGTCAATGCGGCAGGACTCCTGCACGGGGCGGACTTCATGCCGGAAAAACGACTGGCCGACCTGCACTACCCGCAGCTGCTCGCGACCTTCCAGGCCAACGCCTTCGGGCCCGCCCTGCTCATGCGTCACTTTGTCCCGCTGCTGGCCAGCGAACGCGCCATCATGGCCATGCTGTCGGCAAAGGTGGGCAGCATCGGCGACAACCGGCTGGGCGGCTGGTACAGCTACCGGGCGTCCAAGGCCGCCCTCAACATGCTGGTCAACACCGCCGCCATCGAAGTGGCGCGCAGCCACAAGAATGCGGTGCTGGTCGCGCTGCACCCGGGAACGGTCGCTTCCAATCTGTCGCGGCCCTTCCGCGGCGACAGCATCGGACGCCCGGCCCGGGACGCCGCCGCCGACATGCTGCGCGTGCTCGATGCGCTGACGCCTGCCGACAGCGGCAGCTTCCGGTCCTGGGACGGCAGCGTGTTGCCCTGGTAG
- a CDS encoding SOUL family heme-binding protein yields MQRVPHVRRRALPGQVAWLIGSVALLALAIWPMSSHAVEEPAYTTVERFPAFEIRQYAGYAVAEVVVPGPGSDAGNRAFPILAGYIFGNNKGERKLAMTAPVTQAATPVKLEMTAPVTQSASRDGFLVQFVLPAGISAADAPEPLDSRVRLRDMPPERVAVIRYSGFWSQSNYDRHLARLQDALRAAGLAWQGEPVLSRYDAPITPWFMRRNEIWLALD; encoded by the coding sequence ATGCAACGCGTTCCACACGTCCGCCGCCGCGCCCTGCCCGGGCAGGTGGCATGGCTGATCGGCTCGGTGGCCCTGCTCGCGCTGGCAATATGGCCCATGAGCAGTCACGCGGTCGAAGAGCCTGCCTACACGACCGTAGAGCGCTTCCCTGCTTTTGAAATCCGGCAGTATGCCGGCTATGCCGTCGCCGAGGTGGTGGTGCCGGGTCCCGGGAGCGATGCCGGCAACCGCGCCTTCCCCATCCTGGCCGGCTATATCTTCGGCAACAACAAGGGCGAGCGCAAGCTGGCCATGACCGCGCCGGTGACCCAGGCGGCCACGCCCGTCAAGCTGGAGATGACGGCGCCGGTGACGCAAAGCGCCAGCCGGGACGGCTTCCTGGTCCAGTTCGTCCTGCCGGCGGGCATCAGCGCGGCGGACGCGCCGGAACCCCTGGACTCGCGCGTCAGGTTGCGCGACATGCCGCCCGAGCGGGTCGCGGTGATCCGCTATTCCGGCTTCTGGTCACAGTCGAACTACGACCGGCACCTGGCCAGGCTCCAGGATGCCTTGCGCGCGGCAGGCCTCGCCTGGCAAGGCGAGCCGGTGCTGTCCCGCTACGACGCCCCGATCACGCCCTGGTTCATGCGGCGCAACGAAATCTGGCTCGCGCTCGATTGA
- the gdhA gene encoding NADP-specific glutamate dehydrogenase, whose translation MKYASVHQFLQHVADRNPGQPEFLQAVTEVMESLWPFIEQHPRYAEQGLLDRLVEPDRVVMFRVSWVDDHGQVQVNRGYRIQHSMAIGPYKGGLRFHPSVNLSVLKFLAFEQTFKNALTTLPMGGGKGGSDFDPKGKSPGEVMRFCQAFVSELFRHVGADTDVPAGDIGVGGREVGYMAGMMKKLSNRADCVFTGKGLSFGGSLMRPEATGYGTVYFAEEMLKTRGRSFEGLRVSVSGSGNVAQYAVEKALSLGARVVTVSDSSGTVIDMDGFTSEKLAVLMEVKNHLYGRVGDYAQRTGTRFEAGVRPWHVPVDVALPCATQNELDADDAAVLIRNGVLCVAEGANMPSTIEAAKAFEAAGVLYAPGKASNAGGVATSGLEMSQNAARLSWPSDEVDGRLLQIMQGIHASCLKYGKRADGSISYVDGANIAGFVKVADAMLAQGVI comes from the coding sequence ATGAAATACGCATCTGTACATCAGTTTTTGCAGCACGTCGCCGACCGCAATCCCGGCCAGCCGGAGTTCCTGCAGGCCGTCACCGAAGTCATGGAGAGCCTGTGGCCCTTCATCGAACAGCATCCCAGGTATGCCGAGCAAGGCCTGCTCGACCGCCTGGTCGAGCCGGATCGTGTGGTGATGTTCCGGGTCTCGTGGGTAGATGACCATGGGCAGGTACAGGTGAACCGCGGCTACCGGATCCAGCACAGCATGGCGATTGGTCCGTACAAGGGCGGCTTGCGCTTCCACCCTTCCGTCAACCTGTCGGTACTGAAGTTCCTCGCTTTTGAACAGACCTTCAAGAATGCCTTGACCACCCTGCCCATGGGTGGCGGCAAGGGCGGCTCCGACTTCGATCCCAAGGGCAAGAGCCCGGGCGAAGTCATGCGCTTCTGCCAGGCCTTCGTGAGCGAGTTGTTCCGCCATGTCGGGGCCGACACCGACGTTCCTGCCGGCGACATCGGCGTCGGCGGCCGCGAAGTCGGCTACATGGCCGGCATGATGAAAAAACTGAGCAATCGCGCCGACTGCGTCTTCACCGGCAAGGGCCTGAGCTTCGGCGGCTCGCTGATGCGGCCGGAAGCCACCGGCTACGGGACCGTGTATTTTGCGGAAGAGATGCTCAAGACGCGCGGCCGTTCCTTCGAAGGCCTGCGCGTGAGCGTGTCCGGTTCCGGCAACGTGGCGCAGTACGCCGTGGAAAAGGCGCTCTCCCTGGGCGCCAGGGTCGTCACCGTCTCCGACTCGAGCGGCACGGTGATCGACATGGATGGCTTTACCAGCGAAAAGCTGGCCGTCCTGATGGAAGTGAAAAACCACCTGTATGGCCGCGTCGGCGATTACGCGCAGCGCACCGGCACCCGCTTCGAAGCAGGCGTGCGACCGTGGCATGTTCCGGTCGACGTGGCGCTGCCCTGCGCCACCCAGAACGAGCTGGATGCCGACGACGCCGCGGTCCTGATCCGCAACGGCGTCCTGTGCGTGGCCGAAGGGGCCAACATGCCCTCGACCATCGAGGCCGCCAAGGCATTCGAAGCGGCCGGCGTGCTGTACGCGCCGGGCAAGGCCAGCAATGCCGGCGGCGTCGCGACCTCCGGACTGGAGATGAGCCAGAATGCCGCGCGCCTGTCCTGGCCGAGCGACGAAGTCGACGGCCGCCTGCTGCAGATCATGCAGGGCATCCATGCCTCGTGCCTGAAATACGGCAAACGCGCCGATGGCAGCATCAGTTATGTGGATGGGGCGAATATTGCCGGGTTCGTCAAAGTGGCCGACGCCATGCTGGCCCAAGGGGTGATCTGA
- a CDS encoding lipocalin family protein has product MKTFLLAPMLSLLMLSVAPARAADTAEAGAKPLATIPALDVKRYMGTWYEIAKFPNDFQKKCVGFTTATYSLRDDGRVDVLNRCRRADGSTDDAKAVARQIGEATSPKLKVRFAPAIVSWLPMVWGDYWVIDLDPDYQLAAVSEPKREYLWILSRTPKVDPAVYDALLGRLRAQGLDMNRLVPTRQGE; this is encoded by the coding sequence ATGAAAACCTTCCTGCTTGCACCGATGCTGTCCCTGCTGATGCTGTCCGTGGCCCCGGCCCGGGCCGCGGACACGGCCGAAGCCGGCGCCAAACCGCTGGCCACGATTCCCGCGCTCGACGTCAAGCGCTACATGGGCACCTGGTACGAGATCGCGAAGTTTCCGAACGACTTCCAGAAGAAGTGCGTCGGCTTCACCACCGCCACCTACAGCCTGCGCGACGACGGCCGGGTGGACGTGCTCAACCGCTGCCGGCGCGCCGACGGCAGTACCGACGATGCCAAGGCCGTGGCGCGCCAGATCGGCGAGGCCACCTCGCCGAAGCTGAAAGTGCGCTTCGCGCCCGCCATCGTGTCCTGGCTGCCGATGGTGTGGGGCGACTACTGGGTGATCGACCTCGACCCGGACTACCAGCTGGCCGCGGTCAGCGAACCGAAACGCGAATACCTGTGGATCCTGTCGCGCACGCCGAAGGTCGACCCGGCCGTCTACGACGCCCTGCTCGGCCGGCTGCGCGCCCAGGGGCTGGACATGAACCGGCTGGTGCCGACCAGGCAGGGCGAATGA
- a CDS encoding acyl-CoA thioesterase, translating into MNLPSHQLSMTVLMTPDTANFSGNVHGGTILKLLDQVAYACASRYAGRYVVTMSVDQVTFRQPIHVGELVTFLASVNYAGRSSMEIGIKVIAEDIRSKVVRHVNSCFFTMVAVGDDRKPVAVPPLQPATQDEHRRFEEARARKAARLELERRHAERAAART; encoded by the coding sequence ATGAACCTGCCTTCCCACCAGCTGTCGATGACGGTCCTGATGACCCCTGACACGGCCAACTTCTCCGGTAACGTCCACGGCGGCACCATCCTCAAGCTGCTCGACCAGGTGGCCTATGCCTGCGCCAGCCGCTACGCCGGCCGCTACGTGGTCACGATGAGCGTCGACCAGGTCACCTTCCGCCAGCCGATCCACGTCGGCGAGCTGGTGACCTTCCTGGCCTCGGTGAACTATGCCGGCCGCAGCTCGATGGAGATCGGGATCAAGGTGATCGCCGAGGACATCCGTTCAAAAGTGGTGCGCCACGTGAACAGCTGCTTCTTCACGATGGTGGCCGTAGGCGACGACCGCAAGCCGGTGGCGGTGCCGCCCCTGCAGCCGGCGACCCAGGACGAGCATCGCCGCTTCGAGGAAGCCCGGGCGCGCAAGGCCGCCCGGCTGGAACTCGAACGCCGCCACGCCGAGCGCGCCGCCGCGCGCACCTAG
- a CDS encoding methyl-accepting chemotaxis protein produces the protein MEPTITSGDAVSNAMSSVRVQLRLVFAIVIVISTLAAAVAIWRLQLMSRETEALTRHPLVKEPLASQWLLNTSVSAKRTAAVARSSDPELAKAFAAESLESSQRTSVLQDKVGKLLDTPEEKALFDAIAEARARYIETRDQVMKLKADGKSPDALAQYEREFVPATQLYLDKVAALQALQHKTIDSMAQDVLEGAAASTTMLIVLCLSSLAGSVAAAMLFARALFRRLGGEPAEAARVAGEIAAGKLDVRIALRPGDDSSLLHALRRMRDSLAQIVGQVRDGTSTIGASSDAMASEAQELSRRTESQAAALEQTASSMNELAHAVQHSAASAEEANGLVVAASTVAQQGGAMVGQLVDTMGAINASSARIVDIIGVIDGIAFQTNILALNAAVEAARAGEQGRGFAVVAGEVRSLAQRSAAAAKEIKELIDDSTLRVAQGADLAGRAGATMNGIVESIGRVTAIMGEIVDSSKEQASGIQQVHRAVSDMDGVTQQNATLVEESAAATESMKEEAAHLAQIVAVFKLADRPVRASAGKAAPRIAKAATPPAKPDAATAPAARAKPAARPAPPARAERKTADAEWEEF, from the coding sequence ATGGAGCCCACCATCACTTCGGGAGACGCCGTGTCCAACGCCATGTCCAGTGTCCGCGTTCAGCTACGCCTCGTTTTTGCCATCGTCATCGTCATTTCTACCCTCGCCGCCGCAGTCGCCATCTGGCGCCTGCAGCTCATGTCCCGAGAAACCGAGGCGCTCACCCGGCACCCGCTGGTCAAGGAGCCCCTGGCCTCGCAGTGGCTGCTCAACACCTCGGTGTCGGCCAAGCGCACCGCCGCGGTCGCCCGTTCGAGCGATCCGGAACTGGCCAAGGCCTTCGCGGCCGAGAGCCTCGAGTCGAGCCAGCGCACCAGCGTGTTGCAGGACAAGGTCGGCAAACTGCTCGACACGCCGGAGGAAAAGGCGCTGTTCGATGCGATCGCCGAAGCGCGCGCACGCTACATCGAGACCCGCGACCAGGTAATGAAGCTGAAGGCCGACGGCAAGTCGCCCGATGCACTGGCCCAGTACGAGCGCGAATTCGTGCCGGCCACCCAGCTCTACCTGGACAAGGTGGCGGCGCTGCAGGCCCTGCAGCACAAGACCATCGACAGCATGGCGCAGGACGTGCTGGAGGGCGCCGCCGCCAGCACCACCATGTTGATTGTCCTATGCCTGTCGAGCCTTGCCGGCAGCGTCGCGGCAGCCATGCTGTTCGCGCGCGCGCTGTTCCGGCGCCTGGGCGGCGAACCGGCCGAAGCGGCGCGCGTGGCGGGCGAGATTGCCGCCGGCAAGCTGGACGTGCGGATCGCGCTGCGGCCGGGCGACGATTCGAGCCTGCTGCACGCCCTGCGGCGCATGCGCGACAGCCTGGCGCAGATCGTCGGCCAGGTGCGCGACGGCACCTCGACCATCGGCGCATCGAGCGATGCGATGGCCAGCGAAGCGCAGGAGCTGTCGCGCCGCACCGAGAGCCAGGCGGCGGCGCTGGAACAGACCGCCTCCTCGATGAACGAGCTGGCGCACGCGGTCCAGCACAGCGCCGCCAGCGCCGAAGAGGCAAACGGCCTTGTGGTAGCCGCCTCGACGGTGGCGCAGCAGGGCGGCGCCATGGTGGGCCAGCTGGTGGACACCATGGGGGCGATCAATGCCTCGTCGGCGCGCATCGTCGACATCATCGGCGTCATCGACGGCATCGCTTTCCAGACCAATATCCTGGCCCTGAACGCCGCGGTGGAAGCGGCGCGTGCCGGCGAACAGGGACGCGGCTTCGCCGTGGTGGCCGGCGAGGTGCGCAGCCTGGCCCAGCGCTCGGCGGCCGCGGCGAAGGAGATCAAGGAACTGATCGACGACTCGACGCTGCGCGTGGCGCAGGGCGCCGACCTGGCCGGCCGCGCCGGCGCCACCATGAACGGCATCGTGGAGAGCATCGGCCGGGTGACCGCGATCATGGGCGAGATCGTCGATTCGAGCAAGGAACAGGCGAGCGGCATCCAGCAGGTGCACCGCGCGGTGTCCGACATGGACGGCGTCACCCAGCAGAACGCGACGCTGGTGGAGGAATCGGCGGCGGCGACCGAGTCGATGAAGGAAGAGGCCGCGCACCTGGCGCAGATCGTCGCGGTCTTCAAGCTGGCCGACCGGCCGGTCCGCGCCAGCGCCGGCAAGGCCGCGCCGCGCATCGCCAAGGCAGCCACCCCGCCCGCCAAACCCGACGCGGCGACGGCCCCGGCGGCGCGCGCCAAGCCGGCTGCCCGCCCTGCCCCTCCTGCGCGCGCGGAGCGCAAGACCGCCGACGCGGAGTGGGAGGAATTCTGA
- the epsC gene encoding serine O-acetyltransferase EpsC, with amino-acid sequence MNSELPPPSGSVQWHLGPIIDALRTSRESTHNIRHQGRVRELPSREVLTQVVGGVSAALFPTHYGRPDLNDESIDYFVGDTLNVTLDRLVGQVRRALRFAPQFEEADEAALAEHAQAITREFAASLPGIRALLVSDVQAALAGDPAASSVAEIMLCYPGTIAILYHRLAHCLHRLGVPFLARLIADIGHSLTGIDIHPAASIGGSFFIDHGTGVVIGETAIIGERVRLYQAVTLGAKRFPVDASGALVKGAPRHPIVEDDVVIYAGATVLGRITVGAGSTIGGNVWLTQSVPPGSNVSQAQSRNT; translated from the coding sequence ATGAACAGCGAACTCCCGCCCCCATCCGGCTCCGTGCAGTGGCACCTGGGCCCCATCATCGACGCGCTGCGCACCTCGCGCGAATCCACCCACAACATCCGCCACCAGGGCCGCGTGCGCGAGCTGCCCTCGCGCGAAGTGCTCACCCAGGTGGTGGGCGGCGTATCGGCGGCGCTGTTTCCTACCCATTACGGCCGGCCCGACCTGAACGACGAGAGCATCGATTATTTTGTCGGCGACACGCTCAACGTCACGCTCGACCGGCTAGTGGGGCAAGTGCGGCGCGCGCTGCGCTTTGCTCCCCAGTTCGAAGAAGCCGACGAGGCCGCATTGGCGGAGCACGCGCAGGCGATCACGCGCGAATTCGCGGCCAGCTTGCCGGGCATCCGCGCACTGCTGGTGTCGGACGTGCAGGCCGCGCTGGCCGGCGATCCGGCCGCCAGCTCGGTGGCCGAGATCATGCTGTGCTATCCGGGCACCATCGCCATCCTCTACCACCGGCTGGCGCACTGCCTGCACCGCCTTGGCGTGCCCTTCCTGGCACGCCTGATCGCCGACATCGGCCATTCGCTGACCGGCATCGACATCCATCCCGCGGCCAGCATCGGCGGCAGTTTCTTCATCGACCACGGCACCGGCGTCGTCATCGGCGAGACCGCCATCATCGGCGAGCGGGTGCGCCTGTACCAGGCGGTCACCCTGGGCGCCAAGCGCTTCCCGGTGGATGCCAGCGGCGCACTGGTCAAGGGTGCGCCGCGCCACCCGATCGTCGAGGACGACGTGGTCATCTATGCCGGGGCCACGGTACTGGGGCGCATCACGGTCGGCGCCGGCTCGACCATCGGCGGCAATGTCTGGCTGACGCAAAGCGTCCCGCCGGGCAGCAACGTGTCGCAGGCGCAGTCGCGCAATACCTGA
- a CDS encoding alpha/beta fold hydrolase, translating to MSILLVPGYMADETLWDDVAGPLERFGPLVHADLRHDSSIEAMASRALAAAPASFILVGFSMGGYVAREIARLAPGRVRALVLIATSTRADTPSLRHSRATVGKAAPSVAFSGLSKTAIATSLHPKQAANEALIERVRAMGVRLGGEVFRRQSAIVRSSDRERLIDIRCPTLIIAAGQDRLRSREESEEMHAAIPGSELAVIEDSGHMLPLEAPQALLAIVGPWLQKVTAA from the coding sequence ATGTCCATCCTGCTCGTACCCGGCTACATGGCCGACGAAACGCTCTGGGACGACGTGGCGGGGCCGCTCGAACGATTCGGGCCGCTCGTGCACGCCGACCTGCGCCACGATTCCTCCATCGAAGCCATGGCCAGCCGCGCGCTCGCCGCTGCTCCTGCCAGCTTCATCCTGGTCGGCTTCTCGATGGGCGGCTATGTCGCCCGCGAGATCGCGCGCCTGGCGCCCGGCCGGGTGCGCGCGCTGGTCCTGATCGCCACCTCCACCCGCGCCGATACCCCTTCGCTGCGCCACAGCCGCGCCACGGTCGGCAAGGCCGCGCCTTCGGTCGCCTTCTCCGGCCTGAGCAAAACTGCGATCGCCACCTCGCTGCATCCAAAACAGGCCGCCAACGAGGCCCTCATCGAGCGGGTGCGCGCGATGGGCGTGCGCCTGGGCGGCGAGGTGTTCCGACGCCAGTCGGCGATCGTGCGCAGCAGCGACCGCGAGCGGCTGATTGACATCCGCTGCCCGACGCTGATCATTGCGGCGGGGCAGGATCGGCTGCGCTCGCGCGAGGAATCCGAGGAGATGCATGCCGCGATTCCCGGATCCGAACTCGCCGTCATCGAGGACAGCGGCCACATGCTGCCGCTCGAGGCGCCGCAGGCGCTGCTGGCCATCGTCGGGCCCTGGCTTCAGAAAGTGACGGCAGCCTGA
- a CDS encoding trypsin-like peptidase domain-containing protein, which translates to MDDNPAASLVSQKGVHPAPAPAHIAALKERQNRAAAGRFEARKAVRQQADKLRDQGLFLELEDPAHIAERAARKGGQAQASPHLVQAVISSTKMPARSMSAAIERLIGSNDLLPVAYFERSALAADAVGRMVTSDGQGHELSYGTGFLVAPGVILTNHHVLPDADTAGLSVIQFDYQAGIDGQMEHVDVAHIDKSRYLSNEELDFALAGIVPAPGSRQRTVVPLIASTAKILPDEPVSIIEHPGAQPKQVALRDNKVVDLLPDFVHYTTDTELGASGSPVFNDQWEVVALHHASVPGDGTGAAGVPASWVANEGVRISRIVSYLKALDNLPAPVRQMVSLVLQQEAVTPLPSLDGGAAASPAAGPAPGPGEHQGKQRETKTVAPATRCSLDAGAYLTEITISVRPNDARAPMPARHEGLGLDLVRGMSGMQTSLPAFIQTLEPGDVLLYNGTGILSDAIKYFTNSDVSHAALYLGGDGKGLIGEAVDAGLIRDPPEQSFPGHNWVVVHRFRDKRDMRPVLDRGNYYLDKKLQYAYPQLVFLGILLLTRKLRPSGMLGKMIQAVSVAAAETLDKFLESGKELMICSEFVYRAYDEALSGQGNPFHLQIPGGATEAYAPTAPAIEEGSIAATLLAQPQLLQPGFAEAAERAAVQLPLNQELLQKQAEKFVAEYLAELHYGRPPSEPSERLVLEAQLGAAVSRFAIALAAVRYQNAGAGKEEALAAARQPAAFGGGLPPALQALFRSPADFVTPADLRQSPSLAEVGRIF; encoded by the coding sequence ATGGACGACAATCCGGCCGCAAGCCTGGTTTCGCAGAAGGGCGTTCATCCGGCGCCGGCGCCTGCGCACATCGCCGCGCTCAAGGAGCGGCAGAACCGTGCCGCAGCCGGGCGTTTCGAGGCGAGGAAGGCAGTTCGGCAACAAGCCGACAAGCTGAGGGACCAGGGATTGTTCCTTGAACTCGAAGACCCGGCACACATTGCAGAGCGTGCCGCGCGCAAGGGAGGACAGGCGCAGGCAAGTCCCCATCTCGTACAGGCGGTGATCAGCTCCACCAAGATGCCCGCGCGCAGCATGAGCGCGGCCATCGAACGCCTCATCGGCAGCAACGATCTGCTGCCGGTGGCCTATTTCGAGCGCAGCGCCCTGGCTGCCGATGCAGTCGGGCGCATGGTCACGAGCGACGGGCAAGGCCACGAGCTGAGCTATGGCACCGGCTTCCTGGTGGCGCCAGGAGTGATCCTCACCAACCACCACGTCTTGCCGGATGCGGACACGGCCGGGCTGAGCGTCATCCAGTTCGACTACCAGGCCGGCATCGACGGACAGATGGAACATGTCGACGTTGCGCACATCGACAAGAGCCGCTACCTGTCGAACGAAGAGTTGGACTTTGCTTTGGCCGGCATCGTTCCGGCGCCGGGATCCCGCCAGCGGACCGTGGTGCCGTTGATCGCCTCCACCGCGAAGATACTTCCTGACGAGCCGGTCTCGATCATCGAGCATCCCGGGGCCCAGCCCAAGCAGGTGGCCCTGCGCGACAACAAGGTGGTCGACCTGCTGCCCGACTTCGTGCATTACACGACCGACACCGAGCTAGGCGCATCGGGATCGCCGGTGTTCAACGACCAGTGGGAAGTCGTGGCGCTGCACCATGCAAGTGTGCCCGGCGACGGGACGGGCGCGGCGGGCGTACCGGCCAGCTGGGTGGCCAACGAGGGAGTCCGGATCAGCCGTATCGTGTCCTACCTGAAGGCATTGGACAATCTGCCGGCACCGGTCCGGCAGATGGTTTCCCTCGTCTTGCAGCAAGAGGCGGTCACGCCCTTGCCCAGCCTCGATGGCGGCGCAGCAGCCAGCCCGGCAGCCGGCCCGGCACCCGGGCCCGGTGAGCACCAGGGAAAGCAGAGGGAAACAAAGACCGTCGCGCCGGCGACCCGCTGTTCCCTCGACGCCGGTGCCTACCTGACCGAGATCACGATCAGCGTCCGCCCGAACGATGCGCGCGCGCCCATGCCGGCGCGCCACGAGGGCCTGGGATTGGACCTCGTGCGCGGAATGTCGGGCATGCAGACCAGCTTGCCCGCCTTTATCCAGACGCTCGAGCCCGGCGATGTCCTGCTGTACAACGGCACGGGAATCCTGTCGGATGCGATCAAGTATTTCACCAACAGTGACGTGAGCCATGCCGCCTTGTACCTGGGCGGGGACGGCAAGGGCCTCATCGGCGAGGCGGTGGATGCCGGCCTGATCCGCGATCCCCCGGAACAAAGCTTTCCCGGTCACAACTGGGTCGTGGTGCACCGTTTCCGCGACAAGCGCGACATGCGGCCCGTGCTTGATCGAGGCAATTACTACCTGGACAAGAAGCTGCAGTACGCCTATCCGCAGCTTGTTTTCCTCGGCATCTTGCTGCTGACGAGAAAGTTACGTCCTTCAGGCATGCTGGGGAAGATGATCCAGGCGGTGTCGGTGGCTGCGGCAGAGACCCTCGACAAGTTCCTCGAAAGCGGAAAGGAACTGATGATCTGCTCGGAATTCGTGTACCGGGCCTATGACGAAGCGCTCAGCGGCCAGGGCAATCCATTTCACCTGCAGATTCCCGGGGGCGCCACGGAAGCCTACGCCCCGACCGCGCCCGCCATCGAGGAGGGAAGCATCGCCGCTACCTTGCTGGCGCAGCCGCAGTTGCTGCAACCGGGTTTTGCCGAGGCGGCCGAGCGTGCGGCCGTGCAGTTGCCGCTCAACCAGGAGCTGCTTCAGAAGCAGGCTGAAAAGTTCGTGGCCGAGTACCTGGCCGAGCTTCACTACGGCAGGCCGCCGAGCGAACCGAGCGAGCGCCTTGTTCTGGAAGCGCAACTCGGCGCCGCCGTGTCGAGGTTCGCCATCGCCTTGGCCGCCGTACGCTACCAGAACGCCGGAGCAGGCAAGGAAGAAGCGCTGGCGGCCGCGCGCCAACCGGCAGCCTTCGGAGGAGGGCTGCCCCCGGCGCTGCAGGCCCTGTTCCGATCACCCGCCGACTTCGTGACGCCGGCAGACCTGCGGCAGTCGCCCAGCCTGGCCGAGGTCGGCCGCATCTTCTGA